The following coding sequences lie in one Pseudomonas sp. B33.4 genomic window:
- a CDS encoding amino acid adenylation domain-containing protein gives MSEVMKDVQDPGFALTPEQQALLERLSNTATCGEAMRWLSVVIDGDLDPQRLQAAFDSVLAQQPMLLARLDKVSGFHGLRQAAADAGRFPLTIHAGEQRAGDVEAQISESLERAFVVGESASVQAVLYRLASQQWQLVLGIARYSADAPSLNLVLQQVQQAYAGVQPTEDEESGEFAQYLEWRSEVVLDEDAVTARTYWQQHLQGVQADIATPWLAARSTGLEVSAADTCVSLSLQSAQRDALQALAEQLGQPVATLLQGAWWVLLGRLSGLDQVLVGLRHDSRADYEYFANAVGVFEKSLPLSLELPGSARFSDWLGPLAARVEEHRTWQEYWTPELAPDAARPAYGFSLGQIGVAASSGGLRWSVADAVQVQPDAFELLLQVQLDENQRLAGAGLQYAASRYSPAAANAVLEQFGVLLSAVVDAPHTTLAQLNLLSRAAEQRLLAINPAIQALADQRYLPQRIADLALRTPHAIALTDAEQSLSYGQLQARVESAAEGLNHQGVSAGSIIALALPRSADLVIAMLASWRLGCAYLPLDVQWPQARQALMLEQAGAALLLTDAAHLTAWQDQPYQALTLAELGASSAPLPALAAQGSDIAYVLFTSGSTGVPKGVVIEHRQLLNYVAQASQALGLERCKNIGFSSTVAADLGNTALFGALFNGATLHVASDAQMQDGALFADYLQQHQVDCLKIVPSHLAALLDNEQATLPHTLVLGGEPIAPTLIERIARLRSDCRVFNHYGPTETTVGVMIHPLTLDGTASDCSALSQVLGNNQVYVLDADLRLAPVGVLGELYLGGAQLCRGYLNAEADAQTFIQSPFDAAQRLYRSGDLARYRTDGAIQLHGRRDQQVKVRGFRIELAEIEAELLRLPAVAEALVLPAASAEQGLLAFIVPQQGATASLLDTARAELSARLPAVMVPQHLQLIERFPRLANGKIDRKALQQLAATAADDEGVAPRDALEQLLAVRMAQLLGLERLSIERDFFAAGGHSLLVIKLVAGIRKLLQCEIHPGLVFDHPTVASLALALRAVESSPGQLEKMAQVRLRMEAMSPEEKARLAEQARQLQAAKAAQTS, from the coding sequence ATGAGCGAAGTCATGAAGGACGTGCAGGATCCGGGTTTCGCCCTGACGCCTGAGCAACAGGCGCTGCTTGAGCGCCTGTCGAACACCGCCACCTGTGGCGAGGCCATGCGCTGGCTCAGCGTTGTCATTGACGGTGATCTTGATCCGCAACGTTTGCAGGCCGCGTTCGATAGCGTGCTGGCACAACAGCCGATGCTGTTGGCGCGGCTGGACAAGGTCAGCGGTTTCCACGGTTTGCGTCAGGCTGCGGCCGACGCCGGACGCTTCCCGCTGACGATCCATGCCGGCGAGCAACGCGCCGGGGACGTTGAGGCGCAAATCAGCGAATCGCTGGAACGCGCCTTTGTCGTCGGCGAATCGGCCAGTGTCCAGGCGGTGCTGTATCGACTGGCGTCACAGCAATGGCAACTGGTGCTGGGCATTGCTCGCTACAGTGCCGACGCGCCATCGTTGAACCTTGTGCTGCAACAAGTGCAGCAAGCGTACGCCGGGGTTCAGCCAACCGAAGACGAAGAGTCGGGGGAATTCGCCCAGTATCTGGAATGGCGCAGTGAGGTGGTGCTCGATGAAGACGCCGTCACCGCGCGTACCTACTGGCAGCAGCACCTGCAAGGTGTGCAGGCCGATATCGCTACGCCATGGCTGGCCGCTCGTAGCACCGGCCTCGAAGTGAGTGCCGCCGATACGTGCGTATCGCTGAGTCTGCAGTCGGCGCAGCGTGATGCTCTGCAAGCGCTGGCCGAGCAGCTCGGTCAGCCAGTCGCCACGTTGTTGCAAGGCGCGTGGTGGGTGTTGCTGGGGCGTTTGAGCGGGCTCGATCAGGTACTGGTCGGTCTGCGGCATGACAGCCGTGCCGACTATGAGTATTTCGCCAACGCCGTTGGCGTGTTCGAGAAAAGCTTGCCGCTCTCGCTGGAACTGCCTGGCAGCGCGCGCTTCAGTGACTGGCTGGGGCCATTGGCCGCGCGTGTCGAAGAACATCGCACCTGGCAGGAGTACTGGACGCCGGAACTGGCGCCCGACGCAGCACGTCCGGCCTACGGTTTCAGCCTTGGCCAGATCGGTGTTGCCGCGAGCAGCGGCGGTCTGCGCTGGAGCGTGGCTGACGCCGTGCAGGTGCAACCGGATGCTTTCGAGTTGTTGTTGCAAGTGCAGCTGGACGAAAACCAGCGTCTTGCCGGCGCTGGTCTGCAGTACGCCGCTTCGCGCTATTCGCCAGCGGCAGCCAACGCCGTACTGGAACAGTTTGGCGTGCTGTTGAGCGCGGTTGTCGATGCACCACACACAACACTGGCGCAACTCAACCTGCTCAGTCGCGCCGCCGAACAGCGCTTGCTGGCAATCAATCCGGCGATACAGGCGCTGGCTGATCAGCGTTATCTGCCCCAGCGCATTGCTGATCTGGCGCTGCGTACGCCGCACGCCATTGCCTTGACCGACGCTGAGCAGTCTTTGAGCTACGGCCAGTTGCAGGCCCGCGTCGAAAGCGCCGCTGAGGGTTTGAACCATCAAGGTGTCAGCGCAGGTTCGATCATTGCGCTGGCGTTGCCACGCTCGGCGGATCTGGTGATCGCGATGTTGGCGAGCTGGCGCCTCGGTTGCGCGTATCTGCCGCTGGATGTGCAGTGGCCACAGGCGCGTCAGGCGTTGATGCTGGAACAGGCCGGCGCCGCGCTGTTGTTGACCGATGCGGCGCACCTGACGGCCTGGCAGGATCAGCCGTACCAAGCGCTGACGCTGGCAGAACTCGGTGCCTCGAGCGCGCCGTTGCCGGCGCTCGCGGCGCAAGGCTCCGACATTGCTTATGTGTTGTTCACCTCCGGTTCTACCGGTGTGCCGAAAGGTGTGGTGATCGAACATCGGCAATTGCTCAACTACGTCGCTCAGGCCAGTCAGGCGCTGGGTCTGGAGCGATGCAAAAACATCGGTTTCAGTTCTACGGTCGCGGCAGATCTGGGCAACACGGCGTTGTTCGGTGCGCTGTTCAATGGGGCAACCCTGCACGTCGCCAGTGATGCGCAAATGCAGGACGGCGCATTATTCGCCGACTACCTGCAGCAGCATCAGGTCGACTGCCTGAAAATCGTCCCGTCGCACCTTGCGGCGCTGCTCGACAATGAGCAGGCAACCTTGCCGCACACGCTGGTGCTGGGCGGCGAACCGATTGCGCCGACGCTGATCGAGCGCATTGCGCGGCTGCGCAGTGATTGTCGGGTGTTCAACCACTATGGCCCGACCGAAACCACGGTGGGCGTGATGATCCATCCACTGACCCTGGACGGCACGGCCAGCGATTGCTCGGCGCTGAGCCAGGTGCTGGGCAACAATCAGGTGTATGTGCTGGACGCTGATTTGCGTCTGGCGCCCGTCGGGGTGCTGGGCGAGTTGTACCTGGGCGGTGCGCAATTGTGCCGTGGTTATCTGAATGCCGAGGCCGATGCGCAGACGTTCATCCAGAGTCCGTTCGATGCGGCGCAGCGTTTGTATCGCAGCGGAGATCTGGCGCGTTACCGCACCGACGGAGCGATCCAGTTGCACGGTCGACGTGATCAGCAGGTCAAGGTGCGCGGGTTCCGTATCGAACTCGCGGAAATCGAAGCCGAGTTGCTGCGCCTGCCGGCGGTTGCCGAAGCGCTGGTGCTGCCTGCCGCGTCGGCCGAGCAAGGTCTGCTGGCGTTTATCGTGCCGCAGCAGGGCGCCACAGCGAGTCTGCTCGACACTGCACGCGCCGAACTGAGTGCGCGTCTGCCCGCCGTGATGGTGCCGCAGCATCTGCAACTGATCGAGCGTTTTCCACGGCTGGCCAACGGCAAGATCGATCGCAAGGCGCTGCAACAATTGGCCGCTACGGCAGCGGATGACGAAGGCGTTGCGCCGCGTGATGCACTTGAGCAATTGCTCGCCGTGCGCATGGCGCAACTGCTTGGGCTTGAACGCTTGAGCATCGAGCGCGACTTTTTCGCGGCCGGAGGCCATTCGTTGTTGGTGATCAAACTGGTGGCCGGTATTCGCAAGTTGCTGCAATGCGAAATCCATCCGGGACTGGTTTTCGATCATCCAACCGTAGCGTCGTTGGCGCTGGCGTTGCGGGCGGTGGAAAGCAGCCCGGGGCAGTTGGAGAAAATGGCTCAGGTACGCCTGCGTATGGAGGCCATGAGTCCTGAGGAAAAGGCCCGTCTGGCCGAGCAGGCGCGACAGTTGCAGGCCGCCAAGGCTGCGCAAACCAGCTGA